One genomic segment of Scyliorhinus canicula unplaced genomic scaffold, sScyCan1.1, whole genome shotgun sequence includes these proteins:
- the LOC119961114 gene encoding zinc finger protein 135-like, translating to MQENSNTGSAEKCGDCEQGFRSLSELEAHQPSHTGERLFTCPECGKGFTWSFNLLRHQRVHSGETPFTCPECGKGFTRSSGLQQHQRVHTGERPFTCSKCGKEFTDSSTLLKHQQVHTDERPFKCVDCERCYKSSVNLMRHQRAHTDERPFRCSDCGTGFRQSSELIVHQRIHTGERPFTCPECGKGFTRSSGLLQHQRVHTGERPFTCSKRGKGFSDSSTVLKHQQVHTEARPFECTDCEKCYKSPVDLMRHQLVHTDERPFRCSHCGTGFRQSSQLTVHQRIHTRERPFICAQCGKGFTQSSTLQRHQRIHTGERPFPCFVCGKRFTRMSILTSHQRVCK from the coding sequence ATGCAAGAAAATAGCAATACTGGCAGTGCggagaaatgtggggactgtgagcAGGGATTCAGATCCCTGTCTGAGCTGGAAGCCCATCAgcccagtcacactggagagagactgttcacctgcccagagtgtgggaagggatttacctgGTCattcaacctgctgagacaccagcgagttcatagtgGGGAGACACCATTCACCTgcccagagtgtgggaagggattcactcgatcatcAGGGCTGCaacaacaccagcgagttcacactggggagaggccattcacctgctccaagtgtggaaagGAATTTACTGATTCTTCCACTCTGTTgaaacaccagcaggttcacacggacgagagaccttttaaatgtgtagACTGTGAGAGGTGCTATAAAAGTTCCGTCAACCTAATGCGTCATCAGCGagctcacactgatgagagaccgttcaggtgctcagACTGTGGAACTGGGTTCAGGCAGTCATCTGAACTCATtgtacaccagcgaattcacactggggagaggccgttcacctgccccgaatgtggtaagggattcactcgatcatcAGGACTTCtacaacaccagcgagttcacaccggggagaggccattcacctgctccaaacgTGGAAAGGGATTCAGCGATTCATCCACCGTGCTgaaacaccagcaggttcacactgaAGCGCGACCATTTGAATGCACTGACTGtgagaagtgctataaaagtcctGTGGACCTGATGCGCCAtcagcttgttcacactgatgagagaccattcaggtgctctcactgtgggacagggTTCAGGCAATCGTCTCAActgactgtacatcagcgaattcacactagagagaggccattcatctgcgcccagtgtgggaagggattcactcagtcatccactctgcaaagacaccagcgaattcacactggggagagaccgttccccTGCttcgtgtgtgggaagagattcactcggaTGTCCATCCTGACAAGTCACCAGCGTGTTTGCAAATAA